Proteins encoded within one genomic window of Rossellomorea vietnamensis:
- the mecA gene encoding adaptor protein MecA → MEIERINENTVKFYISYGDIEDRGFDREEIWYNRERSEELFWEMMDEVHQEEDFGIEGPLWIQVQALDKGLEVLVTRAQVSKDGQRFELPIPEDKLKELPVDERIEELLDQHFQIKQDQDGEAEVVLDFTLKFNDFEDAISLSHRLKDISMEHLETKLLAFKDKYFIYVKFSEEHFSEEDIDNTLSILLEYADESRMTVHRLEEYGKVVIHDHVFETLSEHFS, encoded by the coding sequence TTGGAAATCGAACGCATAAACGAAAATACAGTCAAGTTCTATATTTCTTATGGAGATATTGAAGATCGCGGATTTGACCGTGAAGAAATCTGGTATAACCGTGAACGGAGTGAAGAACTCTTCTGGGAAATGATGGATGAAGTCCATCAGGAAGAAGATTTCGGAATCGAAGGACCGCTTTGGATTCAGGTTCAGGCGTTAGATAAAGGGCTTGAAGTCCTTGTTACAAGAGCTCAGGTTTCTAAGGACGGCCAGCGATTCGAGCTTCCTATTCCAGAGGATAAGCTCAAGGAACTTCCAGTCGATGAGCGTATAGAGGAGCTATTGGATCAGCATTTCCAAATCAAGCAGGATCAGGATGGGGAAGCTGAAGTAGTTTTGGACTTCACGTTGAAATTCAATGATTTCGAAGATGCGATTTCTCTATCCCATCGGTTGAAAGACATATCTATGGAACATTTAGAAACAAAGCTGCTTGCATTCAAAGATAAATATTTTATTTATGTTAAATTTTCTGAAGAACACTTTTCAGAAGAAGATATCGATAATACGTTAAGTATACTGCTTGAATATGCCGATGAATCACGAATGACCGTTCATCGCCTTGAAGAGTATGGCAAAGTGGTCATCCATGACCATGTCTTTGAGACGTTGAGTGAACACTTTTCGTAA
- the spxA gene encoding transcriptional regulator SpxA, whose protein sequence is MVTLFTSPSCTSCRKAKAWLEEHEIPYTERNVFSEPLSIDEIKEILRMTEDGTDEIISTRSKTFQKLNVDLETLPLQELFELIQKNPGLLRRPIILDEKRLQVGYNEDEIRRFLPRKVRTFQLLEAQRMVN, encoded by the coding sequence GTGGTTACATTATTCACTTCACCTAGTTGTACATCTTGTCGCAAGGCAAAAGCTTGGTTAGAAGAGCATGAGATTCCATATACCGAACGCAACGTTTTTTCTGAACCATTAAGCATTGATGAAATCAAAGAAATCCTTCGCATGACTGAGGATGGAACAGATGAAATCATTTCAACCCGTTCTAAAACATTCCAGAAGCTTAATGTAGACCTGGAAACTTTACCACTACAAGAGCTGTTCGAATTGATCCAAAAGAATCCCGGCCTTCTGCGACGCCCGATCATTCTTGATGAAAAGCGCCTTCAGGTTGGATACAACGAAGATGAGATCAGACGTTTCCTACCAAGAAAGGTTCGGACATTCCAGCTTCTTGAAGCTCAAAGAATGGTAAACTAA
- a CDS encoding GNAT family N-acetyltransferase, with product MHWYEKLNQYFPVEEMKSKEHLESLLKERSDIYHKDEGPHHVLMYAELEDFIFIDYLFVSKDARGQGLGHKLLDKLKEKKKAIILEVEPVDYDDTDTEKRLKFYKREGFEHAVSIGYARRSLATNEINEMEILYWAPEHESEDLIFESMKKTYELIHTYNDHKFYGASYQPVDEVLKKDDERDGDVLKDL from the coding sequence ATGCACTGGTATGAAAAATTAAATCAATATTTCCCTGTAGAGGAAATGAAATCAAAAGAACATCTTGAATCACTGTTAAAAGAAAGAAGCGACATCTATCACAAAGATGAAGGGCCGCACCATGTACTAATGTATGCGGAACTTGAAGACTTTATCTTCATCGATTATCTCTTTGTCTCAAAGGATGCCCGCGGACAAGGCCTGGGCCATAAATTACTCGATAAGTTAAAAGAAAAGAAGAAAGCCATCATTTTGGAAGTCGAGCCAGTGGACTATGATGACACTGATACTGAGAAGCGCTTGAAATTCTACAAACGTGAAGGTTTCGAACACGCCGTCAGCATCGGATATGCCCGCCGTTCACTTGCTACAAACGAAATCAATGAAATGGAAATCCTATACTGGGCACCAGAGCATGAATCCGAAGATCTTATCTTCGAATCCATGAAAAAAACATATGAGCTCATTCATACGTATAATGACCACAAATTTTACGGTGCTTCTTATCAACCCGTTGACGAAGTGTTAAAAAAAGACGATGAACGCGATGGGGATGTATTAAAAGATCTTTAA
- a CDS encoding putative glycoside hydrolase: protein MCVLPFQSASAAEDGPVKHEKRTFAMSKKEITSPVPRFVYDSGLSFEYPDAVRGVYVTAHSAGGARFDTLTKLMDTTDLNAMVIDIKDDVGNVTYEPEKSSPYAKVGQPYIKDPKAMLKTLEEKKIYPIARVVVFKDTVLANQRPDLSFRDGDKVWSNGGGDSFVNPFLKEVWDYNVGIAIEAAKMGFQEIQFDYVRFPEGFEKRDDELTYNGGEYAKEDSDNVQKRVHAVTDFVEYAHKKLEPYGVKVSVDIFGYTATLPEAPGIGQNFSKISENVDVISSMIYPSHWTPYFGIAKPDLQPYELVTEYSKVEKAKIAELKNKPISRPWLQDFTASWLGSGNYKPYGKAEVEAQIKALNDQGINEFLLWDAGNSYTEGVDYTP from the coding sequence ATGTGCGTCTTGCCCTTCCAGTCAGCAAGTGCCGCTGAAGATGGTCCGGTGAAACATGAGAAGAGAACGTTTGCGATGAGTAAAAAGGAGATTACAAGCCCGGTGCCACGATTTGTTTATGACTCAGGACTGAGTTTCGAGTATCCTGATGCGGTAAGAGGGGTATACGTTACAGCACATTCCGCTGGCGGAGCCCGTTTTGATACTCTTACGAAATTAATGGATACTACAGATCTTAATGCCATGGTCATTGATATTAAAGATGACGTAGGGAATGTAACATATGAACCGGAAAAGTCTTCTCCGTATGCCAAGGTCGGTCAGCCATACATCAAAGATCCCAAAGCGATGTTAAAGACCCTGGAAGAAAAGAAAATCTATCCGATTGCACGTGTCGTTGTATTCAAGGATACCGTTCTTGCGAATCAGCGTCCTGACTTGTCATTTAGGGACGGGGATAAGGTTTGGTCAAATGGAGGAGGGGATTCCTTCGTCAACCCATTCCTTAAAGAAGTGTGGGATTATAATGTAGGCATCGCCATTGAAGCAGCAAAAATGGGCTTTCAGGAAATTCAGTTCGATTACGTCCGATTCCCGGAAGGATTCGAGAAACGTGATGATGAACTCACCTATAACGGAGGGGAATATGCCAAGGAAGACAGTGATAATGTACAGAAACGTGTACATGCCGTCACTGATTTTGTGGAATATGCCCATAAGAAGTTGGAACCTTATGGTGTGAAAGTATCCGTTGATATCTTCGGTTATACGGCAACCCTTCCAGAGGCACCCGGTATCGGTCAGAATTTCTCGAAGATATCTGAAAATGTGGATGTCATATCATCCATGATCTATCCCAGTCATTGGACACCTTATTTCGGGATTGCCAAACCGGATTTACAGCCGTACGAACTGGTAACAGAATACTCGAAGGTAGAGAAAGCGAAAATAGCTGAACTGAAAAATAAGCCGATCTCAAGACCGTGGCTTCAGGATTTCACCGCTTCCTGGCTTGGCAGCGGAAACTATAAACCTTACGGAAAAGCAGAAGTAGAGGCGCAGATCAAAGCGTTGAATGATCAAGGAATCAATGAATTCCTTCTGTGGGATGCAGGTAATTCCTATACTGAAGGCGTCGACTACACTCCTTAA
- a CDS encoding ABC transporter ATP-binding protein, giving the protein MAEKLLEIKNLKQYFNPGKPNMVKAVDDISFDIYKGETLGLVGESGCGKSTTGRTIIRLYDATDGQVLFNGDDVHGKKSRSQLKKFNRKMQMIFQDPYASLNPRMKVADIIAEGIDIHGLASSKEERLKKVHELLETVGLNKEHAGRYPHEFSGGQRQRIGIARALAVDPDFIIADEPISALDVSIQAQVVNLMQELQKEKGLTYLFIAHDLSMVKYISDRIGVMYYGKLVELTTSDALYKNPLHPYTQSLLSAIPLPDPEYERTRRRKEYNPSVHNYTEDDNLEMREVVPGHFVYCSEKEFAQYQASYKS; this is encoded by the coding sequence ATGGCAGAAAAATTACTTGAAATTAAGAATTTAAAGCAGTACTTCAACCCGGGAAAACCGAATATGGTTAAAGCAGTCGATGATATCAGCTTTGATATATATAAAGGGGAAACCCTTGGACTTGTTGGAGAATCCGGGTGTGGGAAATCAACGACAGGCCGTACGATCATTCGTCTTTATGATGCGACGGACGGTCAGGTTCTCTTTAACGGTGACGATGTTCACGGGAAGAAGTCACGCTCTCAATTAAAGAAATTTAACCGTAAAATGCAAATGATCTTCCAGGATCCGTATGCGAGTCTGAATCCCCGCATGAAGGTAGCCGATATCATTGCGGAAGGTATTGATATTCATGGATTGGCTTCTTCCAAGGAAGAACGTTTGAAGAAGGTTCATGAGCTACTGGAAACAGTGGGTCTGAACAAAGAACATGCAGGCCGTTATCCGCATGAATTCTCAGGTGGACAACGTCAGCGTATCGGGATTGCCCGTGCACTGGCTGTGGATCCTGATTTCATCATTGCCGATGAGCCGATCTCAGCCCTTGACGTTTCGATTCAGGCTCAGGTCGTCAATCTGATGCAGGAACTTCAAAAGGAAAAAGGGTTAACGTATCTATTCATTGCCCACGATTTATCCATGGTAAAGTATATCAGTGACCGGATTGGTGTTATGTATTATGGAAAGCTTGTTGAGTTGACGACAAGTGACGCCCTGTACAAAAATCCGCTTCATCCTTATACTCAATCGCTTCTATCTGCGATACCGTTACCGGATCCCGAGTATGAGCGCACCCGCAGAAGAAAAGAATATAATCCTTCTGTTCATAACTATACAGAGGATGATAATCTTGAAATGCGTGAAGTGGTACCTGGACATTTCGTTTACTGCTCAGAAAAAGAATTTGCGCAATATCAAGCATCATACAAAAGCTAA
- a CDS encoding ABC transporter ATP-binding protein, producing MSKILEVKDLHVSFNTHGGEVQAVRGVDFHLDKGETLAIVGESGSGKSVTTKALMRLIPNPPGFIKGGEILFEGKDLAKLPEKDMQKIRGKDISMIFQDPMTSLNPTMTIGKQIMEPLVKHQNMSKNDAKKRAIELLKLVGLPSPETRFKQYPHQFSGGQRQRVVIAIALACNPKILIADEPTTALDVTIQAQILELMKDLQNKIETSIIFITHDLGVVANVADRVAVMYGGQIVETGTVDEIFYDPRHPYTWGLIGSMPTTDTEGEQELVAIPGTPPDLLNPPKGDAFALRSEYALKVDFEQEPPYYQVSDTHIVKSWLLHPSAPQVEPPEAVKVRQRLMPSNYREPVLVEGVRS from the coding sequence ATGTCGAAAATTTTAGAAGTGAAAGATCTACACGTCTCCTTCAATACGCATGGAGGGGAAGTACAGGCAGTACGCGGTGTAGATTTCCATTTAGATAAAGGTGAAACATTAGCAATCGTAGGGGAGTCGGGTTCAGGTAAATCCGTAACGACGAAAGCCCTTATGAGATTGATTCCAAACCCGCCGGGATTCATTAAGGGCGGGGAGATCCTGTTTGAAGGAAAAGATTTAGCGAAGCTTCCTGAAAAGGATATGCAAAAAATCCGCGGTAAAGATATCTCGATGATCTTCCAGGATCCGATGACTTCTTTGAATCCAACGATGACAATCGGGAAACAGATTATGGAACCACTGGTGAAGCACCAGAACATGAGCAAAAATGACGCTAAAAAACGCGCCATTGAATTACTGAAGCTGGTTGGTCTTCCGAGTCCTGAAACCCGTTTTAAGCAATACCCGCATCAGTTCTCGGGTGGACAGCGTCAGCGTGTCGTGATCGCCATTGCTCTTGCATGTAATCCTAAAATCCTTATTGCCGATGAACCGACAACGGCATTGGACGTTACGATTCAGGCACAGATCCTTGAGTTAATGAAGGATCTTCAAAATAAAATTGAAACATCCATCATCTTCATCACCCATGACCTTGGTGTAGTTGCGAATGTGGCAGATCGCGTAGCGGTTATGTACGGTGGTCAGATCGTAGAGACGGGAACAGTCGATGAGATTTTCTACGACCCTCGTCACCCGTATACGTGGGGATTGATCGGTTCGATGCCGACAACCGACACAGAAGGTGAGCAGGAGCTTGTAGCGATTCCTGGTACTCCTCCCGATTTATTGAATCCACCAAAAGGGGATGCATTCGCCCTCCGAAGTGAATATGCATTGAAAGTGGATTTTGAACAAGAACCGCCATATTATCAAGTATCAGACACTCACATCGTGAAGTCATGGTTATTACATCCGAGTGCTCCACAGGTAGAGCCACCAGAAGCAGTGAAAGTGAGGCAAAGACTGATGCCTTCAAATTATAGAGAGCCGGTACTTGTTGAGGGGGTTCGTTCATAA
- the opp3C gene encoding oligopeptide ABC transporter permease, with product MGAKQKKQEQLDELSPDLFQPQQASGDEAEKISRPSLNFWQDSWLRLRKNKGALVGIIITVIIIFFAIFGPGMNEYKFSDQNIRHAKLPPKIEALSGISWLPFDGKDADGFDVYESRQIKENYWFGTDDLGRDLWTRTWNGTRVSLYIGILAAVIDFLIGISYGGISAYYGGRVDDVMQRIVEVLVGIPNLIVVILFILIFEPGIFSITMAMVITGWVGMSRIVRGQVLQLKNQEFVLASRTLGASSNRLIFKHLLPNVMGPVIITTMFTVPAAIYTEAFLSFIGLGIAPPKASLGSLVNEGYRSIQSYPHMMLVPSAVISLVILSFNLMADGLRDALDPKMRK from the coding sequence ATGGGAGCAAAACAAAAGAAACAAGAGCAACTAGATGAACTTAGTCCAGACCTCTTCCAACCTCAACAAGCTAGTGGGGACGAGGCAGAAAAAATTTCACGTCCAAGCTTGAATTTCTGGCAGGATTCATGGCTTCGTTTGCGCAAGAATAAAGGTGCACTTGTCGGGATCATCATCACTGTAATCATTATTTTCTTTGCCATTTTCGGTCCTGGAATGAATGAATACAAATTCAGTGATCAAAATATCCGCCATGCAAAGCTGCCTCCGAAAATTGAAGCGCTTTCAGGAATCAGCTGGCTTCCGTTTGACGGTAAAGATGCTGACGGTTTTGATGTATATGAATCAAGACAAATCAAAGAGAATTATTGGTTCGGTACAGATGACCTGGGACGTGACTTATGGACGCGTACATGGAATGGAACCCGCGTCTCTTTATACATTGGTATACTTGCCGCAGTCATTGACTTCCTGATCGGGATTTCCTACGGTGGGATTTCTGCTTACTACGGCGGGAGAGTCGATGACGTTATGCAACGGATCGTTGAAGTTTTGGTAGGGATACCAAATCTGATTGTTGTCATCCTGTTCATCCTGATATTTGAACCGGGTATATTCTCCATTACGATGGCAATGGTCATAACCGGTTGGGTCGGGATGTCTAGGATTGTCCGTGGACAAGTTCTTCAATTAAAGAATCAGGAATTCGTCCTAGCCTCCCGTACTTTAGGGGCAAGCAGTAATCGTTTAATCTTTAAACATCTGCTACCGAACGTAATGGGACCTGTCATCATTACGACAATGTTCACAGTTCCTGCTGCTATTTATACAGAAGCATTCTTAAGCTTTATCGGATTAGGGATCGCTCCACCTAAAGCGTCTCTGGGATCATTGGTTAATGAAGGATACAGATCTATCCAGTCATATCCGCACATGATGCTTGTACCGTCAGCGGTCATTTCATTAGTCATTCTTAGCTTCAACTTAATGGCCGATGGACTGCGTGACGCACTAGATCCGAAAATGCGTAAGTAA
- the opp3b gene encoding oligopeptide ABC transporter permease, which yields MVRYTIQRIVYMIITLLIIATATFFLMKLLPGSPLQNTERLSPEQQQIILDKYGLNDPLPEQYINYMVGLAKGDLGLSFQYDNRPVTQILGTRIGPSSLLGFQAMVLGTFIGLLVGIIAAIKHNTWLDYGSTFMAVLGISIPSFVFAALLQYYIGVKLEWLPVALWGEYKHTILPTLALTVGVVATIARFMRTEMLEILNSDYILLATAKGISKTGTIVKHGVRNAMIPIVTILGPMTVAVMTGSLVVERIFAVPGLGEQFVLSINTNDYTVIMGITLFFSALFIGVIFLVDILYGIIDPRIRLAGGKK from the coding sequence ATGGTCAGATATACAATTCAACGTATCGTCTATATGATCATCACTTTGCTTATCATTGCAACCGCCACTTTCTTTCTGATGAAGCTCCTGCCTGGATCTCCACTGCAAAACACAGAAAGGCTGTCTCCGGAACAACAACAAATCATCCTGGATAAATACGGTCTCAACGACCCGCTGCCTGAACAATATATCAATTATATGGTTGGGCTGGCTAAAGGGGATTTGGGTTTGTCCTTCCAATATGATAATAGACCAGTAACTCAAATTCTTGGCACTCGTATTGGACCTTCCTCACTTTTAGGATTTCAAGCCATGGTATTAGGAACTTTTATAGGACTGTTAGTAGGTATCATTGCTGCAATTAAACACAATACTTGGTTAGACTATGGATCTACTTTTATGGCTGTATTGGGAATTTCGATACCGTCCTTTGTATTTGCAGCACTATTACAATATTATATAGGGGTCAAACTCGAATGGCTTCCTGTAGCACTTTGGGGCGAATATAAGCATACCATTCTTCCTACGCTTGCATTGACTGTAGGTGTGGTAGCGACCATTGCCCGTTTTATGAGAACTGAAATGTTAGAGATTCTAAACTCTGATTATATTTTACTTGCAACTGCAAAAGGTATTTCAAAGACAGGTACCATTGTGAAGCACGGAGTTAGAAATGCCATGATTCCAATTGTTACCATTCTCGGGCCGATGACAGTAGCAGTCATGACTGGATCACTGGTTGTAGAACGGATTTTTGCGGTTCCTGGATTAGGGGAACAATTCGTCTTATCAATCAACACGAATGATTATACGGTCATTATGGGAATAACCCTTTTCTTTAGTGCTTTATTCATCGGTGTTATTTTCTTGGTGGACATTTTATACGGAATCATTGATCCGCGTATTCGCTTAGCTGGAGGGAAGAAATAA
- a CDS encoding peptide ABC transporter substrate-binding protein has product MKKKFSFLLVLLLALSTFLAACGGDKKTEGNEEGSGAGGSDEKKEQVLNLIESSEIPSMDSTLATDSVSFNVMNNVFEGLYRLGENDEPVLGMAAEEPQVSEDGKTYTFKIRDAKWSNGDPVTANDFVYSWQKALNPDTGAEYAYIMYDIKNAAKVNAGEVPVEELGVKATDDKTLEIQLETPVPYFKALLSFATFYPQNQKFVEEQGDKFGLEADTVVYNGPFTLSEWKHEQSFKLSKNDSYWDAENVKLKEVNFNIVKDTATGVNLYETNKADIAGLSAEFVDKYKSDENFKTRAETSVFFLRLNQGNEVLKNVNARKAIDSAYDKKGMVDVLLNNGSMPAYYLVPKDFVTGPDGTEYREAVGDFGGFDAKKAADYWAKAKEELGKDSIELELLNYDSDSSKKIGEFLKEQLEQNLEGLTVKIKAQPFKQKLELESKGQYDFSFAGWGPDYPDPMTFVDMFVTDGAHNQMGYSNPEYDKKIEQAKGELLDDLDARWQAMVDAEKILFDDQAISPMYQAGVSYLERPYVKNVLRHSFGADNSYKWASIE; this is encoded by the coding sequence ATGAAGAAAAAGTTTTCATTCTTGCTGGTTCTTCTTCTGGCTCTAAGTACTTTCTTGGCTGCATGTGGCGGCGACAAGAAGACTGAAGGCAATGAAGAAGGATCAGGTGCAGGCGGTTCTGACGAAAAGAAAGAACAGGTACTTAATCTTATCGAGAGTTCTGAGATCCCATCAATGGACTCCACTCTGGCAACTGACTCTGTTTCATTCAACGTAATGAACAACGTATTTGAAGGTCTTTACCGTTTAGGTGAAAATGACGAGCCTGTACTTGGTATGGCTGCAGAAGAGCCACAAGTAAGTGAAGATGGCAAAACTTACACGTTCAAGATCCGTGATGCGAAATGGTCCAACGGAGATCCCGTTACGGCTAACGACTTCGTTTATTCTTGGCAAAAAGCATTAAACCCTGACACTGGTGCAGAGTATGCGTACATCATGTACGATATCAAAAACGCTGCTAAAGTAAATGCTGGTGAAGTTCCAGTTGAAGAACTAGGTGTTAAAGCTACTGATGACAAAACATTAGAAATTCAGCTTGAAACTCCGGTACCATATTTCAAAGCTTTACTTTCTTTTGCAACATTCTATCCTCAAAACCAAAAATTCGTGGAAGAGCAAGGCGACAAGTTCGGTCTTGAAGCTGACACGGTTGTGTATAATGGTCCATTCACACTTTCTGAGTGGAAGCATGAGCAAAGCTTCAAACTTTCTAAAAATGACAGCTACTGGGATGCAGAAAATGTGAAGTTGAAAGAAGTTAACTTCAACATCGTTAAAGATACTGCTACTGGTGTTAACCTTTATGAAACAAATAAAGCGGATATCGCTGGTCTTTCAGCTGAATTCGTTGATAAGTACAAATCAGATGAAAACTTCAAAACAAGAGCTGAAACGTCTGTCTTCTTCCTTCGTTTAAACCAAGGTAATGAAGTGCTGAAAAACGTTAACGCTCGTAAAGCAATCGACTCTGCTTATGACAAAAAAGGTATGGTTGATGTACTACTTAACAATGGATCTATGCCTGCGTACTACTTAGTACCAAAAGATTTCGTAACAGGTCCTGATGGAACTGAATACCGTGAAGCTGTTGGCGATTTCGGTGGATTCGACGCGAAGAAAGCTGCAGACTACTGGGCTAAGGCAAAAGAAGAGTTAGGTAAAGATTCTATCGAATTAGAACTACTAAACTATGACTCTGACAGCTCTAAGAAAATCGGTGAATTCTTAAAAGAACAACTTGAGCAAAACCTTGAAGGATTAACAGTTAAGATCAAAGCTCAACCATTCAAGCAAAAGCTTGAATTAGAATCGAAGGGTCAATATGACTTCTCTTTCGCTGGTTGGGGTCCTGACTATCCAGATCCGATGACTTTCGTTGACATGTTCGTAACTGACGGTGCTCATAATCAAATGGGTTACTCAAATCCTGAATATGACAAGAAAATCGAGCAAGCTAAAGGTGAACTTCTTGACGATTTAGATGCACGTTGGCAAGCAATGGTTGACGCTGAAAAGATCCTGTTTGATGATCAAGCGATCAGCCCAATGTACCAAGCTGGTGTTTCTTATCTAGAGCGTCCATATGTTAAGAATGTACTACGCCATTCATTTGGTGCAGATAATTCATACAAATGGGCTTCAATTGAGTAA
- a CDS encoding DUF3899 domain-containing protein, translated as MKRMKLFNILTFLIFIIAVVVASLQEKNLLLSIIDSLFVIGIAYISIGALLYIFGKGFFNGIVYALKRFRNSTKQGKYISQFDDLDEMKEAHEEYGVQRSYSITKSFLLTGGLAFVLSIIMTYLLYT; from the coding sequence ATGAAACGAATGAAATTGTTCAACATACTTACCTTTCTTATTTTTATCATTGCTGTGGTAGTGGCTTCACTGCAGGAAAAAAATCTGCTTCTTTCTATAATAGACAGTTTGTTTGTCATCGGGATTGCCTATATCAGTATCGGTGCCCTCCTTTATATTTTTGGAAAGGGATTTTTTAACGGGATCGTCTATGCTCTTAAAAGGTTTCGCAACAGCACGAAACAGGGAAAGTATATTTCCCAGTTCGATGACCTGGATGAGATGAAAGAAGCTCACGAGGAATATGGTGTACAACGTTCCTACTCTATTACGAAGTCCTTTTTACTGACCGGAGGACTCGCATTCGTCCTTTCGATTATCATGACCTACCTTCTGTACACTTGA
- the trpS gene encoding tryptophan--tRNA ligase: protein MKTIFSGIQPSGTITLGNYIGAMKQFTELQEEYNCYFCVVDQHAITVSQDKMELRKNIRSLAALYIACGIDPEKSTLFIQSEVPAHAQAGWILQCVTYIGELERMTQFKDKSHGKEAVSAGLLTYPPLMAADILLYGTDLVPVGEDQKQHLELTRNLAERFNNKYNDIFTVPEVRIPKVGARVMSLQDPLKKMSKSDSNQKAFITLLDDPKQIEKKIKSAVTDSDGIVKYDKENKPGVSNLLSIYSILEGTSIEEIQQKYEGKGYGDFKSDLAQVVISAIKPVQDRYYELIDSEELDDILDRGAEKANFAANKMLKKMEKAMGLGRKERKRK from the coding sequence ATGAAGACAATATTCAGTGGCATTCAGCCGAGTGGGACGATCACCCTCGGTAATTACATCGGGGCGATGAAGCAATTCACCGAGCTCCAGGAAGAATATAATTGTTACTTCTGTGTGGTTGACCAGCATGCGATCACGGTGTCTCAGGATAAGATGGAGCTGCGCAAAAACATCCGCAGTCTTGCCGCCCTGTATATCGCCTGTGGCATCGATCCGGAGAAGTCTACATTATTCATTCAATCGGAAGTTCCTGCACATGCACAGGCAGGCTGGATCCTGCAGTGTGTGACCTATATCGGGGAGCTTGAAAGAATGACTCAATTCAAAGATAAATCCCATGGCAAAGAAGCCGTTTCAGCGGGATTATTAACGTACCCACCGCTAATGGCGGCAGACATCCTGTTGTACGGAACAGATCTTGTTCCCGTCGGGGAGGATCAGAAACAGCATCTGGAACTGACCAGGAACCTGGCGGAACGATTCAACAATAAATACAATGATATCTTCACCGTACCCGAAGTAAGAATCCCCAAAGTCGGTGCCCGGGTGATGTCCCTTCAGGACCCGTTGAAGAAGATGAGTAAATCCGATTCGAATCAGAAAGCGTTCATTACACTCCTTGACGATCCTAAACAGATCGAGAAGAAAATCAAAAGTGCCGTGACCGATTCAGATGGCATCGTGAAATACGATAAAGAAAACAAACCCGGCGTGTCTAACCTCCTTTCGATCTATTCGATCCTTGAAGGTACTTCTATAGAAGAAATACAACAGAAATATGAAGGGAAAGGATACGGGGACTTCAAAAGCGACTTGGCACAGGTGGTCATAAGCGCCATCAAGCCGGTACAGGACCGCTACTATGAATTGATCGATTCAGAGGAATTGGATGATATCCTTGATCGCGGTGCAGAAAAGGCAAACTTCGCAGCAAACAAAATGCTGAAGAAGATGGAAAAGGCCATGGGATTGGGAAGAAAAGAGAGAAAGAGGAAATAA
- a CDS encoding YjbA family protein produces MLYLHDVWVNWFEGEENGYNVCHFHEWRKEDVIELLDQVPLIKVDTTLFHYIENDLSELPQQLLHHVYQKAYLRKNHERIQLDYCFIVTDGTGILAVDTIGYTVPIRKSRLIPRQEQLVYEMVESHETVEYSIEPDGKREDAYHILSPNPYMMSGLTRKERQLKQLLFMALDQLHSSNNTAEIRYWYTEWAPERYRTIQEMDFEDIWQMLYEETQYGWSDKHLTLCENLIKGQPFFEKLWEVENRPKVN; encoded by the coding sequence ATGTTATATCTTCATGATGTATGGGTAAATTGGTTCGAAGGCGAAGAAAATGGCTACAATGTCTGCCATTTTCATGAGTGGAGAAAAGAGGACGTTATTGAATTACTGGATCAGGTTCCTCTGATTAAAGTAGACACGACACTGTTTCATTACATCGAGAATGATTTATCAGAGTTACCTCAACAACTGCTCCATCATGTCTATCAAAAAGCATATCTGCGAAAAAACCACGAACGGATCCAGTTGGATTATTGTTTCATCGTGACGGATGGCACCGGGATACTGGCAGTGGATACAATCGGATACACCGTCCCAATCAGAAAAAGCAGGCTGATACCAAGACAGGAACAACTGGTGTATGAAATGGTCGAAAGTCATGAAACGGTAGAGTATTCCATCGAGCCGGACGGTAAAAGGGAGGATGCGTATCATATTCTTTCCCCGAATCCTTATATGATGAGCGGGCTGACGCGGAAGGAAAGACAATTGAAGCAGCTGTTATTCATGGCCCTTGATCAACTTCACAGTTCAAACAACACGGCGGAAATCCGGTATTGGTACACAGAATGGGCACCAGAGCGCTACCGCACCATACAGGAAATGGATTTCGAAGACATATGGCAGATGCTATATGAAGAAACCCAGTACGGGTGGTCGGACAAGCACCTCACCCTCTGTGAGAATTTGATTAAGGGACAACCATTTTTCGAAAAACTATGGGAAGTGGAGAATCGCCCTAAGGTTAATTGA